From Helicoverpa armigera isolate CAAS_96S chromosome 29, ASM3070526v1, whole genome shotgun sequence, the proteins below share one genomic window:
- the LOC110381913 gene encoding THAP domain-containing protein 11 codes for MPYYCTVPRCTSMAGKAKNVSFHQFPRDEELAKLWNNILKRGKPYTKYSKVCSLHFKPEDYTITSAGKNKGQWRTLRKDAIPSQNLPSDTPAPYTRRQSGAWVPDNVPVMNPQFQQQAQQLAQAIYMQTMLAMQAAGVQDAMGLANLSNGLPLPLSTEETPPTAPPKPENNPETSENNQTNPDSQTRMDHDSNQEKKTSYQCEECSKCFKDPDVFILHKRTHRNDQNLNGKENFDLNSIKPEMLKSNPILANLLKNTMERNIFTSNLFEKQLMVSFSNMNSFMRSYDEECDNSDLSESLDDSNNLVIDENLA; via the exons ATGCCTTACTACTGCACCGTGCCGCGATGCACATCCATGGCTGGGAAGGCTAAAAACGTTTCTTTCCATCAATTTCCCAGAGATGAGGAGCTTGCTAAACTGTggaataatatacttaaacgaGGGAAACCTTATACAAAGTACTCTAAAGTATGCAGCCTTCATTTCAAGCCAGAGGATTACACGATAACAAGCGCTGGAAAAAATAAGG GACAATGGCGTACTCTCCGTAAAGATGCAATACCCTCACAGAATCTGCCTTCAGATACACCAGCGCCTTACACTAGAAGACAGTCAGGTGCCTGGGTGCCTGATAATGTTCCTGTGATGAATCCTCAG TTCCAGCAACAAGCCCAGCAGTTAGCGCAGGCTATCTACATGCAGACCATGTTGGCGATGCAGGCAGCCGGTGTTCAGGACGCTATGGGACTCGCTAATTTGTCTAATG GCCTTCCACTACCCTTATCAACAGAAGAAACACCGCCCACCGCTCCACCCAAACCAGAAAACAACCCAGAAACATCTGAAAACAACCAAACCAACCCGGACTCCCAGACTAGAATGGACCACGATAGCAACCAAGAGAAGAAAACTTCATACCAATGCGAAGAATGTTCAAAATGTTTCAAAGACCCGGACGTTTTCATCCTTCACAAAAGAACCCATCGGAATGACCAAAATTTGAATGGCAAAGAAAATTTTGACCTCAATTCTATCAAGCCGGAGATGttaaaatcaaatcctatacttGCTAATCTCCTGAAAAATACTAtggaaagaaatattttcacttCGAATCTATTTGAAAAGCAGCTAATGGTAAGTTTTTCAAATATGAATAGTTTTATGAGGAGTTATGATGAAGAATGTGATAATAGTGACTTAAGTGAATCCTTAGACGATagtaataatttagttatagaTGAGAATTTAgcttag